The following are encoded in a window of Solidesulfovibrio magneticus RS-1 genomic DNA:
- a CDS encoding glycosyltransferase family 9 protein, which produces MAEPAPIAVIQTQRMGDLLLTFPLLLWLARSHPGRPVTVVADPAFARPLLPIGPPAHFLSLEQAAATLPGREHELVINLGIVPQAARLAGAIPAARCLGPAIGPDGATRIGGDWQLYRASVVHLNRHGRYHWAELNALDIVPPALLAGTSWPAPRRGGPGRRKVGLFLGASQPEKRPGPAFFAALARELVRRGLVPVLLGGPGEAGLGDEAARLAGIPLSNLCGKLGLKELALFGQEMALLVSPDTGPMHLAAWTGWRVLNLSVGPVSPHETGPYQPGHYVLRPRLSCRGCWECFREAVVCRDRLDPVRVGYVAARLARGEDDRLAGAVIPAFELLRTAVDAYGLRVLEPVSVPPGLVPSAGRELVGDFWRAVFGHAFGLLPEAAPRLAAAALAQGQPALHAALGKTLSRLGAALARDTRRGAVPDAAFAQAFAPGVGPLAGYIERLLQNGDGSRPARLAALALYARAAALFAG; this is translated from the coding sequence GTGGCTGAACCCGCGCCCATCGCCGTCATCCAGACCCAGCGCATGGGGGATTTGCTCCTCACCTTTCCGCTGCTGCTGTGGCTGGCCCGTAGCCATCCCGGCCGGCCCGTCACCGTGGTGGCCGATCCCGCCTTTGCCCGGCCGCTTTTGCCCATAGGCCCCCCGGCGCATTTCCTGAGTCTGGAACAAGCCGCCGCTACCCTGCCCGGTCGCGAGCACGAGCTGGTGATCAATCTGGGCATCGTGCCCCAGGCGGCCCGGCTGGCCGGAGCCATACCGGCCGCGCGATGCCTGGGGCCGGCCATCGGCCCCGACGGAGCAACCCGTATCGGCGGCGACTGGCAGCTCTACCGGGCCTCGGTGGTCCACCTAAACCGCCACGGCCGCTACCACTGGGCTGAACTGAACGCCTTGGACATCGTGCCGCCGGCCTTGCTGGCCGGGACATCCTGGCCGGCGCCGCGCCGGGGCGGGCCGGGACGTCGCAAGGTTGGGCTGTTCCTCGGGGCCAGCCAGCCGGAAAAACGCCCTGGTCCGGCCTTTTTCGCCGCCCTGGCCCGGGAGCTCGTCCGTCGGGGCTTGGTGCCGGTGCTCCTGGGCGGCCCGGGCGAGGCCGGGCTCGGGGACGAGGCGGCAAGGCTTGCCGGCATCCCGCTGTCCAACCTGTGCGGCAAGCTTGGCCTCAAGGAACTGGCGCTTTTTGGCCAGGAGATGGCGCTTCTCGTCAGCCCGGACACCGGCCCCATGCATTTGGCCGCCTGGACCGGCTGGCGGGTGCTCAACCTGTCGGTGGGGCCGGTCAGTCCCCATGAGACCGGGCCGTACCAGCCCGGGCATTATGTGCTGCGTCCGCGCCTGTCCTGCCGGGGCTGCTGGGAATGTTTCCGGGAGGCGGTGGTCTGCCGCGACCGCCTGGACCCGGTGCGGGTGGGCTACGTGGCGGCCCGGCTGGCCCGGGGCGAGGACGACCGTCTGGCCGGGGCCGTGATCCCGGCTTTCGAACTCTTGCGCACGGCCGTGGACGCGTATGGCCTGCGCGTTTTGGAACCGGTCTCCGTCCCGCCCGGGCTGGTCCCGTCGGCGGGACGGGAACTCGTGGGAGACTTCTGGCGGGCCGTCTTCGGCCACGCCTTCGGCCTGCTTCCCGAAGCTGCGCCACGGCTGGCCGCCGCAGCCCTGGCCCAGGGCCAGCCGGCCCTCCATGCCGCCCTTGGCAAAACACTGAGCCGCCTGGGCGCGGCCCTGGCCCGGGACACCCGGCGTGGCGCCGTGCCCGACGCCGCCTTTGCACAAGCTTTCGCCCCGGGCGTGGGGCCACTGGCCGGCTACATCGAGCGCCTGCTCCAAAACGGCGACGGCTCCCGGCCGGCCCGATTGGCCGCCCTGGCCCTGTATGCGCGCGCCGCCGCGCTTTTCGCCGGGTAG
- a CDS encoding CgeB family protein translates to MNNPDAPSEPAVPGRAEAVTDAEGRLIDVRLRHQGKTWTLCGRAGEAASLARAEAALATGALPVFFGAGLGVEIAHCRQAGRPVAVVDRDPDVAGLAGTAARFADDPEVAWIDAADPVRAAEAVRTFAQSRGLSALHFSPHPVQRRLHAAYVVALAQALSGPPAAARFASALPRVLCLTSKLFLVGEAVAACARLGAPCRYVEIGDSLDRGAFVALVRGAVAEFRPDFVFTVNHLGVDKQGVLLELLDSLDLPLASWFVDSPELILPLYRPAANRETVLFTWDADSLAPLTAAGFPHVHYLPLAADETRFCPRPPLAADHPWRARVSFVGNSMVRKTALRLAASAPPPKLARAFGALAESFGACRARTVAAHLAEAWPGLVAAFAGLPPERRLAFETAVIWEATRRYRNRCVEKLLPWRPLVVGDPGWRETFSDEGQAWRYQSELAYYDQLPDFYPLSEINFNATSQQMKGAVNQRVFDVPACQAFLLTDARRQLDALFEPGKEVAVYADPAEIPELVARYLADAPARQRIAAAGRKRLLAEHTYPTRMQQLFAVMRDTFGPRDRP, encoded by the coding sequence GTGAATAACCCGGACGCGCCGTCGGAGCCTGCCGTCCCTGGCCGCGCCGAGGCGGTGACCGACGCCGAGGGCCGGCTGATCGACGTCCGGCTGCGCCACCAGGGCAAGACCTGGACGCTGTGCGGCCGCGCCGGCGAGGCCGCTTCCCTGGCCCGGGCCGAAGCCGCCCTGGCCACGGGCGCGTTGCCGGTTTTTTTCGGGGCCGGCCTGGGCGTTGAAATCGCTCATTGCCGACAGGCCGGCCGGCCGGTCGCCGTGGTGGACCGCGACCCCGACGTGGCCGGGCTGGCCGGCACGGCGGCGCGATTTGCCGACGACCCGGAGGTGGCCTGGATCGACGCGGCCGACCCGGTTCGGGCCGCCGAGGCCGTGCGAACCTTTGCCCAGTCCCGGGGCTTGTCCGCCCTGCATTTTTCGCCCCATCCCGTCCAGCGCCGGCTCCATGCCGCCTACGTCGTCGCCTTGGCCCAGGCCCTGTCCGGGCCGCCGGCGGCGGCGCGCTTTGCCTCGGCGTTGCCGCGCGTATTGTGCCTGACGAGCAAGCTGTTTCTGGTCGGCGAGGCCGTGGCCGCCTGCGCCCGCCTGGGCGCGCCGTGCCGCTATGTCGAAATCGGCGACAGCCTGGACCGCGGCGCCTTCGTGGCCTTGGTGCGCGGGGCCGTGGCGGAATTTCGGCCCGATTTCGTCTTTACCGTCAACCACCTGGGCGTGGACAAGCAGGGCGTGTTGCTGGAACTGCTGGATTCCCTGGACCTGCCCCTGGCCTCGTGGTTCGTGGACAGCCCGGAACTCATCCTGCCGCTCTACCGGCCGGCGGCCAACCGGGAGACGGTGCTTTTCACCTGGGACGCCGACAGCCTCGCGCCGCTGACGGCCGCCGGCTTTCCCCATGTCCACTACTTGCCGCTGGCCGCCGACGAGACGCGTTTTTGCCCGCGCCCGCCGTTGGCCGCCGACCATCCCTGGCGGGCCAGGGTATCCTTTGTCGGCAATTCCATGGTGCGAAAGACCGCCTTGCGCCTGGCCGCCAGCGCGCCGCCGCCAAAACTGGCCCGGGCCTTTGGGGCGCTGGCCGAATCGTTTGGCGCTTGCCGGGCGCGCACCGTGGCCGCCCATCTGGCCGAGGCCTGGCCGGGGCTGGTCGCGGCCTTTGCCGGGCTGCCACCCGAACGGCGGCTGGCCTTCGAGACCGCCGTCATCTGGGAGGCGACCCGGCGCTACCGCAACCGTTGCGTGGAAAAGCTCCTGCCCTGGCGGCCCCTTGTCGTCGGCGATCCGGGCTGGCGCGAGACCTTTTCGGATGAAGGCCAGGCTTGGCGCTATCAGTCCGAGCTGGCCTACTATGATCAACTGCCCGACTTTTATCCGCTCTCCGAGATCAATTTCAACGCCACCAGCCAGCAGATGAAGGGCGCGGTCAACCAGCGGGTGTTCGACGTGCCGGCCTGCCAGGCCTTTCTCTTGACCGACGCCCGCCGCCAGCTCGACGCCCTGTTCGAGCCGGGAAAGGAAGTGGCGGTCTACGCCGATCCGGCCGAGATCCCCGAACTGGTGGCCCGTTATCTGGCCGACGCCCCGGCCAGGCAGCGCATCGCCGCCGCCGGACGCAAACGCCTGCTGGCCGAGCATACCTATCCCACCCGTATGCAGCAGCTTTTTGCCGTCATGCGCGACACCTTCGGCCCCAGGGACCGGCCATGA
- a CDS encoding flagellin, with the protein MSMVINHNLMANNAARNLSDSYGALATSTRRLSSGLRITTAADDAAGLAIRELMRSDISTLNQGVRNANDAISMIQTADGALQVIDEKLIRMKELAEQAATGTYTSDQRLIIDSEYQAMASEITRIASATDFNGIYLLNGNLSSSVHNGSNLTPQGKLKVHFGTGNASSEDYYYIQIGTSTASAFGLGLGAASTSAGGRSISTQDLAQQALDAITAAIVSKDKIRANLGALQNRLENTISNLQIQAENLQSAESQISDVDVATEMTEFVRNQILTQAAVAMLSQANSLPKMAMQLISG; encoded by the coding sequence ATGTCCATGGTTATCAATCATAACTTGATGGCGAACAACGCTGCCCGGAATCTGTCCGATTCCTACGGCGCCCTGGCCACTTCGACCCGCCGCCTGTCCTCGGGTCTGCGCATCACCACCGCCGCCGACGACGCCGCCGGCCTGGCCATTCGCGAGCTCATGCGCTCGGATATTTCCACCCTCAACCAGGGCGTGCGCAACGCCAACGACGCCATTTCCATGATCCAGACGGCGGATGGCGCGCTCCAGGTCATCGACGAAAAGCTCATCCGCATGAAGGAACTGGCCGAACAGGCCGCCACCGGCACCTACACCTCGGACCAGCGCCTCATCATCGACTCGGAATACCAGGCCATGGCCTCGGAAATCACCCGAATCGCCAGCGCCACGGACTTCAACGGCATCTATCTGCTCAACGGCAACCTGTCCTCCAGCGTGCACAACGGCAGTAATCTGACGCCTCAAGGCAAGCTCAAGGTCCACTTCGGCACCGGCAACGCCAGCTCCGAGGACTACTACTACATCCAGATCGGCACCTCCACCGCCTCGGCCTTCGGCCTTGGCCTCGGCGCCGCCTCCACCAGCGCCGGCGGACGCAGCATTTCCACCCAGGATCTGGCCCAGCAGGCCCTGGACGCCATCACCGCCGCCATCGTGTCCAAGGACAAGATCCGGGCCAACCTCGGCGCGCTCCAGAACCGGTTGGAAAACACCATCTCCAACCTCCAGATCCAGGCCGAGAACCTCCAGTCCGCCGAATCCCAGATTTCCGACGTGGACGTGGCCACGGAAATGACCGAATTCGTGCGCAACCAGATCCTGACCCAGGCGGCCGTAGCCATGCTGTCCCAGGCCAATTCCCTGCCCAAGATGGCCATGCAGCTCATCAGCGGCTAA
- a CDS encoding flagellar hook protein FlgE: protein MGVGLGTSMWSGVSGLLANSTKMGTIGNNLANVNTYGFKGARTDFMDLMSANVGTAAGVKQIGRGVRVGTIVSDYSQGGLETTSENLDMAISGNGFFMVKQKSQVGSNGKMLNTGNTTTYYTRAGDFSFDSDGYLVTPQGLAVQGWKVDQDRIDAASASGTVLSQVPVTGEIQDIRLTQFTSPAKATSSVTMVTQLDSDTTTQNTRTAGTNYYYAMTEQWDGTASPAMPSTAYGYQSTLKVYDENGSPHTLTVYYDKVVSEDGKDYWEYCVTCDPSEDGRVDSAGNPIAGTETAGLLMTGTMTFDSSGSLENMSAYTLQASNATGGPFDATQWAAASVKNGYPVFTANFKSVSDASFTDSPNALNIAFNVGISNTTGFQPGATGTLLSAAAAHDPDELVSFNPSTTKVNSTVTTSYATSSSTVFSSQNGYTSGLLTSVSVDSDGILTGTFSNGQTQKLWALALANFTNLQGLSRQGSNLYAATLDSGQGTTNRANTGSVGSISGNTLETSNVDLATEMVSMILTQRGFEANSKTITTVDSMLSEVIQLKR from the coding sequence ATGGGAGTCGGATTAGGAACATCCATGTGGTCGGGCGTGTCGGGTCTTTTAGCCAACTCGACGAAGATGGGCACCATCGGCAACAACCTGGCCAACGTCAATACCTACGGCTTCAAGGGCGCGCGCACGGACTTCATGGACCTCATGAGCGCCAACGTCGGCACGGCCGCCGGCGTCAAGCAGATCGGCCGCGGCGTGCGCGTGGGCACCATCGTCTCCGACTACTCCCAGGGCGGCCTGGAGACCACCAGTGAAAACCTGGACATGGCGATTAGCGGCAACGGCTTTTTCATGGTCAAGCAGAAGAGCCAGGTGGGTTCCAACGGCAAGATGCTCAACACCGGCAACACCACCACCTACTACACCCGCGCCGGCGACTTCAGCTTCGATTCCGACGGCTACCTGGTCACGCCGCAAGGCCTGGCCGTCCAGGGCTGGAAGGTCGATCAGGACCGCATCGACGCCGCTTCCGCCTCGGGCACGGTTTTGAGCCAGGTGCCGGTCACCGGCGAGATCCAGGACATCCGCCTGACCCAGTTCACCAGCCCGGCCAAGGCGACTTCCAGCGTCACCATGGTCACCCAGCTCGACTCCGACACCACGACCCAGAACACCCGCACCGCCGGCACCAATTACTACTACGCCATGACCGAGCAGTGGGACGGCACGGCCAGCCCGGCCATGCCCTCCACGGCCTACGGCTACCAGTCCACCCTCAAGGTCTACGACGAAAACGGTTCGCCCCATACCCTGACCGTCTACTACGACAAGGTCGTCAGCGAAGACGGCAAGGATTACTGGGAATACTGCGTCACCTGCGATCCCAGCGAGGATGGCCGCGTCGATTCCGCCGGCAACCCCATCGCCGGCACCGAAACCGCCGGCCTGCTCATGACCGGCACCATGACCTTCGACTCCTCGGGCAGCCTGGAAAACATGAGCGCCTACACCCTGCAGGCCAGCAACGCCACCGGCGGCCCCTTCGACGCGACCCAGTGGGCGGCGGCCAGCGTGAAGAACGGCTATCCCGTTTTCACCGCCAACTTCAAGTCGGTGTCCGACGCCAGCTTCACTGACTCGCCAAACGCGCTCAACATCGCCTTCAACGTCGGCATCAGCAACACGACCGGGTTCCAACCCGGCGCGACCGGCACGCTGCTTTCCGCCGCGGCCGCCCACGATCCCGACGAGCTGGTGTCCTTCAATCCGTCCACGACCAAGGTCAACAGCACTGTGACCACCAGCTACGCCACCTCGTCCTCCACGGTGTTCAGCTCCCAAAACGGCTACACCTCGGGGCTTCTCACCAGCGTGTCCGTGGACAGCGACGGCATCCTGACCGGCACCTTCTCCAACGGCCAGACCCAGAAGCTGTGGGCCCTGGCGCTGGCCAACTTCACCAACCTCCAGGGACTCAGCCGCCAGGGCAGCAACCTCTACGCCGCCACCCTGGATTCCGGGCAGGGCACCACCAACCGGGCCAACACCGGTTCCGTGGGCTCCATCTCGGGCAACACCCTGGAAACCTCCAACGTGGACCTGGCCACGGAAATGGTCAGCATGATCCTTACCCAGCGCGGGTTCGAGGCCAACAGCAAGACCATCACCACCGTGGACTCCATGCTCTCGGAAGTCATCCAGCTCAAGCGCTAG
- a CDS encoding glycosyltransferase, translating into MTDPCAGLPGPLCRLLAVGGSGAGLIPLRDAALAAGPAQAALTSALALAAWAETPLDPAAAAVAARLGGDSPQTRAAAAVAVAAKSAGPEPYYERLAGRRDTGRMAAYLLERCRKEPGEPTWLARLARIAPMLPAGDDLAEAEGQLAAAPGLLAVPGAMAAGELALLAGRAEAAEAHLRRALAQLPTSAAWFRLAEALLAQGRRGETQAAYAAARDFRPWDRLLAGRAADVAAGRDMALARLPGRLAVLIYCWNSPDLLAQALDALAASDWRYAPQARVVVLDNGSPDGVVSAVAAARTEGLGGRLTTVRLPVNVGAPAARNWLAALPEVRERDFVAYLDDDAFVPPDWLGRFGAAVAATPGAGVWGCRVVAKEAPRFVQCGDAHLLPTPRAEGTFGRGFELARPWLAAPDWGQFRLSRPCASVTGCCHLFARPTLDVVGGFDIRFSPTQYDDLDHDLRLLLRREVPQYWGHLTVVHAKTTGAAGQPGGSAWGNGFANQVKLHGKYEDDALAVASDAAFAALAADRQEKAARLDPGAGEGGRG; encoded by the coding sequence ATGACCGATCCGTGCGCCGGCCTGCCAGGGCCGCTCTGCCGACTCCTGGCCGTCGGCGGCAGCGGGGCCGGACTCATCCCTTTGCGCGACGCCGCCTTGGCTGCCGGTCCGGCCCAGGCCGCCCTCACGTCTGCCCTGGCCCTGGCCGCTTGGGCGGAAACGCCTCTGGACCCGGCTGCCGCCGCTGTTGCCGCCCGCCTGGGCGGGGATTCGCCCCAGACCCGGGCCGCCGCCGCTGTGGCCGTCGCCGCCAAGTCAGCCGGGCCGGAACCGTACTACGAACGTCTGGCCGGGCGGCGCGACACCGGGCGCATGGCCGCTTATCTGCTGGAGCGCTGCCGCAAGGAGCCGGGCGAGCCGACCTGGCTGGCCCGGCTGGCCCGGATCGCGCCCATGCTGCCGGCTGGCGACGATCTGGCCGAGGCCGAGGGCCAGCTTGCCGCCGCGCCGGGGTTGCTTGCCGTGCCCGGGGCCATGGCCGCCGGCGAACTGGCGCTGTTGGCCGGTCGGGCCGAGGCGGCCGAGGCCCATTTGCGCCGGGCGCTTGCGCAGCTCCCGACCAGCGCGGCATGGTTTCGGCTGGCCGAGGCGCTGCTCGCCCAGGGCCGGCGCGGGGAGACCCAGGCCGCCTACGCCGCTGCCCGGGACTTTCGTCCCTGGGACAGGCTGCTGGCCGGCCGGGCCGCCGACGTGGCCGCCGGGCGCGACATGGCCCTGGCCCGGCTGCCTGGCCGCCTGGCTGTTTTGATCTACTGCTGGAATTCCCCTGATCTTTTGGCCCAGGCCTTGGACGCCCTGGCCGCATCGGACTGGCGGTATGCGCCCCAGGCCCGGGTGGTCGTCCTGGACAACGGCAGCCCGGACGGCGTCGTCTCGGCCGTGGCCGCCGCCCGGACCGAGGGCTTGGGCGGCCGGTTGACCACCGTGCGCCTGCCGGTCAACGTGGGCGCGCCGGCCGCGCGCAACTGGCTGGCCGCCCTGCCCGAGGTCCGGGAGCGCGATTTTGTCGCCTACCTCGACGACGACGCCTTCGTGCCGCCGGACTGGTTGGGCCGCTTTGGCGCGGCGGTCGCCGCCACCCCCGGGGCCGGGGTCTGGGGCTGTCGGGTCGTGGCCAAGGAGGCGCCGCGCTTTGTCCAGTGCGGCGACGCCCATCTGCTCCCCACCCCGCGAGCCGAAGGGACGTTCGGCCGGGGCTTCGAGCTGGCCCGGCCCTGGCTGGCCGCGCCGGACTGGGGGCAGTTTCGCCTTTCCCGGCCTTGCGCCTCGGTCACGGGCTGCTGCCACCTGTTCGCCCGGCCGACGCTGGACGTCGTGGGCGGCTTCGACATCCGCTTTTCGCCCACCCAGTACGACGACCTCGACCACGACCTGCGCCTGCTGCTGCGGCGTGAGGTCCCGCAGTATTGGGGCCATCTGACCGTGGTCCACGCCAAGACCACGGGCGCGGCCGGCCAGCCCGGCGGGTCAGCCTGGGGAAACGGTTTCGCCAATCAGGTGAAGCTCCACGGCAAGTACGAGGACGATGCCCTGGCCGTCGCCTCGGACGCGGCCTTTGCCGCCCTGGCCGCCGACCGGCAGGAAAAGGCGGCCCGCCTGGACCCCGGGGCCGGGGAGGGCGGCCGTGGCTGA
- a CDS encoding flagellar hook assembly protein FlgD, with the protein MSYVDSLLSATSGSSASSTTSSSTSGLGMDAFLQLLVTQLQYQDPLDPMDDKEFVAELAQFSSLEQLTEINSGIEGLSTLTQEQQMIGAVNFIGKTIEANGTAVNVEDGAATSVTFTLPEDAATCLVNVLDSSGNIVRTVDLGATTAGQVEFEWDGKDYDGNAVDDGQYQVAVTATNADGEVMTVTSTMTGTVEGIQQVSGSYYLDIGGGRYVAFTDITNVVNETTTTEENS; encoded by the coding sequence ATGAGTTACGTTGACAGCCTTCTTTCCGCCACCTCCGGCAGCTCCGCCAGCTCGACCACGAGCTCGTCGACCTCCGGCCTGGGCATGGACGCCTTCCTGCAGCTCCTCGTCACCCAGTTGCAGTACCAGGATCCCCTCGATCCCATGGACGACAAGGAATTCGTGGCCGAACTGGCGCAATTTTCGAGCCTTGAACAGCTCACCGAAATCAACTCCGGCATCGAAGGCCTGTCCACGCTCACCCAGGAGCAGCAGATGATCGGGGCCGTGAATTTCATCGGCAAGACCATCGAGGCCAACGGCACGGCGGTCAACGTCGAGGACGGCGCGGCCACCTCGGTGACCTTCACCCTGCCGGAAGACGCCGCCACCTGCCTGGTCAACGTGCTCGACAGCTCGGGCAACATCGTGCGCACCGTGGACCTCGGGGCCACCACCGCCGGCCAGGTGGAATTTGAGTGGGACGGCAAGGATTACGACGGCAACGCCGTGGACGACGGCCAGTACCAGGTTGCCGTAACCGCCACCAACGCCGACGGCGAAGTCATGACCGTCACCAGCACCATGACCGGCACCGTCGAAGGCATCCAGCAGGTCAGCGGCAGCTATTACCTCGACATCGGCGGCGGCCGCTACGTGGCCTTCACCGACATCACCAACGTGGTCAACGAAACCACCACCACTGAAGAGAATTCCTGA
- a CDS encoding flagellar hook-length control protein FliK — translation MQILPLIQRRTQSVMADAAATGGSSLGSRQSALFASLLDNARADSTPSAAVADLSGKAAAAEVVSAAASPSEEDIKTLPVTREDIAALRSELKDQGFSDEELDAMEAKAGDGKGMTWGELMDEVEKKVSSAGKGEKKAIGNDDQVQILGLLGKLGFTADQSQQMVEALSRGETQSVMAAIDEKLAGMSSENEVQVGASEMTALGRALNLSEQAQSRLSSLMGESSGQTGQGIVSAMSLVKNELLAQLGQENQKMAEFREAASDVLQNAWQRDTTGRSSDLHQDDVARKAGQIVAMSSEEGEAKADANGLDALADVPQAGKAAEGQESPAAAQTATDAAPAGKAVEPKAGAHAELAAKAGAVATEQAGLAGTAADASAKAQGQPEVAPQAKEQAASTPVQNAEVHQQTGSGQQGAAGGNAFGFGQNGQNGQSGHDESMAELLGKIRFAGRTATSQPAETSPTLAAMDALKSSPSGQQAKTIDPALAARVARQVESGILKGAGQEAKQLTLTLTPDELGKVQVTLTVKDKEVRAVISADNADTTAMLQEHAAKIKQSLEEQGFKVSEVEVRSQLSQDNQTAAWDSPERHNEAREQREALERIRSSVRLARDAAAGQGESLVIPEPMTARASGLDLFA, via the coding sequence ATGCAAATTCTTCCCCTTATCCAGCGACGCACCCAAAGCGTGATGGCCGACGCCGCCGCCACCGGCGGTTCGAGCCTCGGCAGCCGCCAGTCGGCGCTTTTCGCCAGCCTCCTCGACAACGCCCGGGCCGATTCCACGCCCAGCGCCGCCGTGGCCGATCTGTCCGGCAAGGCCGCCGCCGCCGAGGTCGTCTCCGCCGCCGCCTCCCCCTCCGAAGAGGACATCAAGACCCTGCCCGTGACCCGGGAAGATATTGCCGCCCTGCGCAGCGAACTCAAGGACCAAGGCTTTTCCGACGAAGAACTCGACGCCATGGAAGCCAAGGCCGGCGACGGCAAGGGCATGACCTGGGGCGAACTCATGGATGAAGTCGAAAAGAAGGTCTCCTCCGCCGGCAAGGGCGAGAAGAAGGCCATCGGCAACGACGATCAGGTCCAGATTCTCGGCCTTCTGGGCAAGCTCGGCTTCACCGCCGACCAGTCCCAGCAGATGGTCGAGGCCCTGTCCCGGGGCGAAACCCAGTCGGTCATGGCCGCCATCGACGAAAAGTTGGCCGGCATGTCGAGCGAAAACGAGGTCCAAGTCGGGGCGTCGGAAATGACCGCCCTGGGCCGCGCGCTCAATCTTTCCGAACAGGCCCAGTCCCGTCTGTCCAGCCTCATGGGCGAATCCTCCGGCCAGACCGGCCAGGGCATCGTCTCCGCCATGTCGCTGGTCAAAAATGAACTGCTGGCCCAGCTCGGCCAGGAAAATCAGAAGATGGCCGAATTCCGGGAGGCCGCCTCCGACGTGCTGCAAAACGCCTGGCAGCGCGACACCACCGGCCGCTCATCGGACCTGCATCAGGACGACGTGGCCCGCAAGGCCGGTCAGATCGTGGCCATGAGCAGCGAGGAAGGCGAGGCCAAGGCCGACGCCAACGGGCTTGACGCCCTGGCCGACGTGCCCCAGGCCGGCAAGGCCGCCGAGGGACAGGAATCTCCGGCCGCCGCCCAGACCGCCACGGATGCAGCCCCGGCCGGCAAGGCCGTCGAACCCAAGGCCGGCGCCCATGCCGAACTGGCCGCCAAGGCCGGGGCCGTGGCCACCGAACAGGCCGGCCTTGCCGGCACTGCCGCCGATGCTTCGGCCAAGGCCCAAGGGCAGCCGGAAGTCGCGCCCCAGGCCAAGGAACAGGCCGCCTCGACTCCGGTCCAGAACGCCGAAGTCCACCAACAGACCGGCTCCGGCCAGCAGGGCGCGGCCGGCGGCAATGCGTTCGGATTCGGCCAGAACGGGCAGAACGGGCAGAGCGGACACGACGAGTCCATGGCCGAACTCTTGGGCAAGATCCGCTTCGCCGGCCGTACGGCCACGAGCCAGCCCGCCGAAACCAGCCCGACCCTGGCGGCCATGGATGCGCTGAAGAGTTCCCCGTCCGGCCAGCAAGCCAAGACTATCGATCCGGCCCTGGCCGCCCGGGTGGCCAGGCAGGTGGAAAGCGGGATTTTAAAGGGCGCGGGACAGGAAGCCAAGCAGCTCACCCTGACCCTGACCCCGGACGAGCTCGGCAAGGTCCAGGTGACCCTGACCGTCAAGGACAAGGAAGTCCGGGCCGTTATTTCCGCCGACAACGCCGACACCACGGCCATGCTCCAGGAACACGCCGCCAAGATCAAGCAGTCCCTGGAAGAGCAGGGGTTCAAGGTGTCCGAGGTCGAGGTGCGCAGCCAACTCTCCCAGGACAATCAGACCGCCGCCTGGGACAGCCCCGAGCGCCACAACGAAGCCCGCGAGCAGCGCGAAGCCCTGGAGCGCATCCGCTCCTCGGTGCGCCTGGCCAGGGACGCGGCGGCCGGCCAGGGCGAATCCCTGGTCATCCCCGAACCGATGACCGCCCGCGCCTCCGGGCTCGACCTTTTCGCTTAA
- a CDS encoding STAS domain-containing protein — protein sequence MENLTIKRLGGALLLKYAGEITLEMTADLKRRLEAELGEGEGQVRAVVIDLSAVPFMDSSGIGFLVSCNTRMKSSGKAFYLYQLSPAVEKTLGLVQLLGFFSVLPDETALTGVCE from the coding sequence GTGGAAAACCTGACGATCAAACGTCTTGGCGGGGCGCTGCTGCTCAAGTACGCCGGGGAAATCACCCTGGAGATGACGGCCGATCTCAAGCGCCGCCTGGAAGCCGAACTCGGCGAGGGCGAAGGGCAAGTGCGCGCCGTGGTCATTGACCTGTCGGCGGTGCCCTTCATGGATTCTTCGGGCATCGGCTTTCTGGTCTCGTGCAACACGCGCATGAAAAGCTCGGGCAAGGCCTTTTATCTGTATCAACTGAGTCCGGCCGTGGAGAAAACCCTGGGCCTCGTGCAACTGCTCGGGTTTTTCAGCGTCCTGCCCGACGAAACGGCCTTGACCGGGGTGTGTGAATAA